CGTCTGCAATACCGAGTTCATATACATCGCTGGTTCTTGTTAAGTCTGGGGCCACTGGTGTAGCAGCTGGAGTCCCTGTAACAACTGCAAGCTGAATATTCCTGCTGATTTGGCTTAAGCGAACAACAATCCGGTCAATGCGTGGATTGCTACCGTGCGCTGTAGCGAGAGGCATATTTAACGCATCTGTATTCTCATATCTATATCCATTAATCCACGCACTTCCAGCCGCCACGCTTACTGCCAATCCCATCCCTGGTGATACCTGCAGATTTGTAGCTGTTTTATAAAATATCCCGTTTGAAACAAGACTTCCAAAGTATGCTGCAAAATCCGTGGCATCATAGACTCTATCTCCATCGGATGAATTGAAAAATCCGCTTTTCTCCATACAAAAATTCCTCCTTCCTAGATGGTTTTCGTATACTCGATAACCACGTAGCCCGTATAATCTGTCCGGTCAATACCAGGTTCAACAACGACATTTGTTTTATCCACATAAAGACCGATTTGTGAAGCGAAGTTGTTATACCGTGCAAGCGGTAGTGGCAAGAAGTTAGTGCCATTTGTTGCAAAGCCAGATAAACTAACAACTGTACTTAGGTTTGCAATACCATGGGCTACGCTCCCAGGAGTAGCATTGGGAAGGGAGCCGAGGTTTACTACTTTTCGATATATTACCTTACCATCTACCCATAGACGCCCTGTGTTTTGTTCTGTCATAGAGTAATCAGTAAACGCAGAGGAGATTTTAGTTGCTGTAATCGTTCGTTCTGCAATCTTTGTACCAGTGACCGCTCCATTTGCAATCCGTGCTGTAGTTATTGGATCGTTATTAATATTTAACCAGTTCGCTTCACCAGACGGATTGTTAAACACAAAAACAGATATCACATAAAACGTCATGGTATTGCGTGATATAAAAAATCCCATTGCCCGCTGATATCCGTTTCCCGTGTTATCCCCGCTATGCTTTACCAAAAAGACATGCCCGTCATCGCTTGGCTGATCACTGAATTTGTTGCCGCTCCACGAGGTGAAATAAAAAGCATCTCCAGGACTCATATGGTGCAGAGCATACTGGCCGATCGATATAGTTCCTTCTCCAACAATTACCTCAAGTGAGGGCAGTTTCCCAAACAGATTGTTAATACTATCGGTAACAGTATCTCCTTGGATATTGGGGTCAAGGTCATGAATATCTCCAAGTGTTTCTGACACATTACCTAATGCTTCTGCAATATCAGAGATGCCAGTTGGGGCAGATAATGCCGTTTTAACCTCACTCATATCAGAGCGAATTTTTTGAGCTATTGTTAGCTCGCTCTTTCCGAATACTACGCTGATGCTTTGACCGTCCGCGTCATATGTCTCCTCCACTTCAGCGATTCGTGTTGTCATAGATACACCCCATGCTTTGGAAATAACCTTAACAACCTGCCCAAGGTCAAAGTCTACCTTATAAGTCAGGTTGCCATGTGGGTTAACTGATGTATCAAAGGAATAACGTATTACTTGCTCATTTAGCTTGCTCTGCCCACGAAAAATCAGCGTATTGATATAATCCACTCCAAAATCTTCTGCCCGTAGGTCTTTAGCATCCACAAAAATCTCATGTCGAGTTTCTCCCGATCCACTTGTAATTGCTACAAATGTCCGCTCTGCACCTTCACCCTCTCCACCTATAAGAGCAGTGTTAGCAAAATCTGCTGCACTTACTGTATAAACCTGCTCAGTTAGGTTCTCATACTCCTTAGAGAACACTGCCTGTGATTCAGTCCCCTTATACAGCATTATTGTAAAAACCCCTGTTTCAGGAGTAAAAATAGTCTTGATACCAACCTCCGAAACTTCACATAGTTCCGTCACTGCGTCCATCAAGTTGCGGTACGAAATTTGGGTGCTGATGGGTATACCCAGGTTTGGGGATGAAAAGGATATACCGCTGATCTTTCTTGCTACATCAGAAGGATTGATAAGGTTATTTTCTATAAGTTGCTCCACACAATCAGAAATGTCACCGGACAATTTCTCCGTTTGCCATACAATGCGTCTAGCAAGAAAGGACGTGGCAAAGCGACCACTTACTGTAATAAATTCCTGATCCGTCTGAGACAAGGAAAGATGCTCAATAATCCCAGCTTCTTCATCATCGTTCTTCCAAATGATATTTCCTTCTTTTAGAAGTTCGGCATTCTCTTGTGTGGCGATGGCTTTTAGTTCAAATGAACCACACTGAGAATAACGCCGTGTCCATCGAAGATATTCGAAAGATTCCACGATGCCCACAAGCTCCCGGTTTGTATTAAAGATATATAGTTCCATACTCACACCCCCAGAAATTGTGGACGAAAGTAAATACTGACCTCCAACAGTTCCATATTAACTGAAGCGTCATAGCGCAGTGTGTTAGTACCTGCAGCAAGCTGGAAAAACGTTGAATTGGTGTCCAATAGTGAAAAAGCATTTGTAACCGTTGACCCTATAACCTGGACCACACGCTTACCAGCGAAATGGGTATATACACGAAGTTCATCACCAGCACTCATTGTAGTGAGAAGCCGGATATATTCTCCCGTGTCTATGTTTAGTAGTTCAGGGTTGGTAACCGTACCCAGTGCTCGAAATACGATTTCGCATCCACAAGATACATCACCAATGTTTTCTACTGTGATGATTTGGCTCGGCTGACGCATTCCTAACTCCATACCACTTACTGGTATCTCCAGTTCAAACTCAAACAGAGGTATCCATGACGCCAGCTCCTCTCTCACCTCATCCAATGTTTCGAAGAAAGGGGATGGACAGAGTAAACTTACAAAGAAGTTTGGTATGCGTTGCCTAGTAGAAACAGTAAATCCTGCTTCCTCTACCACACAATTAATTTGCCGTCCACGATACAAAAGAGTCCCTCGCATTTTTGGAGTAAATATCTTAAGAAATCTCTGTCTCCGTACATAAGCCTCGTCAAGAGAATCCGCTACGACCGTACCTTCTAGCGTGATATTACGCATATCCAGTGTGGAGGAAATATAAAAAGCACCGTCTTGATCCGGTGCCTTAAATGTATTAACGGTCTGGCGTATGTTGCCTGTGCCGTCTATCTTGGTAAGAAAATACGGGCGGCTTTGTTTTAGGGTGATACTCTCACCGTTTGAGTTAATATAAGTAAGTTCCACTGCCAGACCTCCTTTAATATTCTAGTGCCAGTTTGCGAGACAGATTTTTGAATTCCCTGGCTAATTCTTTTTCAGATAGAGGCTTTGGTGACACAACAGAGATATTTTGAGTGATACTTGTACCATTGGCATTCCCTTGCCCAGATAAACCTCTGTAATTAAAATCAAAACTAGTTGGTACAGCATTTTGCATATCCCTTGATACTGCTGTCATTGCATCCTCAAAACCTACACCAATACCTTCACCCATATTGTGGCCAATCCCAGCAAATAGCTTTGAAGGTGAACTGATGCCGAAGAAATTCTTAATCTTTGATACAACATTGCCGAAAAATCCAGAGATTTTACTCCATAGCCATGCACCTGCATCTGAAATACCTTGCCACAGACCTTTGATTAAGTTTCCACCTACTTTAGCCATCTGGCTTATATAACTTGTAAAAGCATTGACCAATCCTGAGATAATCTGAGGAACAGCCTTGACGATCTCTACGATTATCCTTGGAAGATTCGCAATTAATGCCACAAACAGCTGAACACCGGCCAAGATGATCTTGTCGATGTTACCTACAATAGCGTTTACCAAAGATGTTATTATTTTCGGAATAGCCCCTACCACAGTAGTGATAATTTGCGGGAGTGCCTGTATGAGCGATATTAATAGACGTATGCCCGCATCTATAATCAATGGAATTGACCCAATAACTGCACTGATAATACTGTCGATAATCTGCGGGATTGCTTCCACGATTGCTGTGATGATAGTAGGCAGTGCTGTAACCAATGAAGTCAATAATTGAATACCAGCGTCAATAATCTGTGGAATGGATTCAACTATAAAATCCACTATTGCTTTTATGATGACAGGTAAGGCAGTTGTTAGTTGAGGTATTGCATCTACCAATCCTTGTGCTAATCCTATAATCAACTGCAAAGCGGCATCCAAAATAAGTGGTAGGTTACCCATTAATCCTTGAACAATCTGCGTGACTGCCGAAACTGCTGCGGGTATGAGTTGCGGTAGAGCCATGCCAATACCCTCCACAAGTGCGGTTACCAGTTCTATTGCTGCATTTATGAGCAGTGGAAGATTATCAATCAACGCACCGACAATCGTCATTACTGCATCTACTGCCGCTGGAATCAGTTCAGGCAATAAGTTCAAGAGTGTCTCCAACACCTGCGTGAACAGGCTCGTGACAGTTTCCAATAACATCGGAAGCAGGTCACCTATTGCTGTTAAAATCGCATCGAACGCAGGCGGGAGTGCGGTTACGATGTTTTCTAAAACAGGCACGATATTTTTAACGACTGCACGGAATGCATCCACAAGATTTTCCGTCAAATTTGTCATGTCTGCATTAGCGTTACCGAGTCCTGCTGTAAAAGAGCCAAGTGCAGCTTGTAATAACCCAATAGAACCAGAAATGGTCTCAGTTGACTCTCTCGCAAAGTTTCCGGCATACTGCTGTGTGTTCTCAAAAAACATCTGCATTGCGACTTCCGCTTTTTCCGCTTGTGTAGCGGTATTCCAAGTGAAATCTAGTCCCTTAGCAAGAGCATAAGCTTCGATGTTTGTAGCATTCATGGCAACACCTAAGTTATCCATCATGGTAAAGTTGCCTTTTGCCGCTCCCGTAACCGCTTCCATGGCAGCGGACATATCTATACCCATAACGGATGCCATATCTGCTGCACGTTGCATCGCTTTTTCTGTCAATTCAAGACTTTTTCGCTGTTCAATGCCAGAGCCTTGGAATAATGCACCCATTTTATTAGCTGTTGCCAAATACTCACTTTGGGAAATTCCGAGATTTCTATAGGCTTCTTCACCGGTCTTTTGAATTGAAGCAGCATATGCTCCAAAAACTGCTTCTGAGCCACCTAGGTTTTGCTCCAATTCCCCAAACTGAGTAACTACCTCTTTACCTAATTTTATAGCAGCAGCTCCAGCAGCAACTGCAACTGTGCCCATAGCCACACCGATGCCCTTGAGTATACCGCCAAGCTTTTCAAATTTACCTCCAGAATCTTCCGCACTTTTGCCTGAGTTGTCTAATTCTTCACCCAGATTATCTGCTTCAACCGCAGACTGCTGAAGTTCACGCTCCATATTATTGAGTTCTGCCTGAGCTCTGTTCAGCTGAATCTGCCAGTTTTGAGTGCGGCGGTCATTTTCACCGAAAGAGGAGGTGGCATTATCAAGAGCGGCCTTAAGGGTTGAAATCTTTTCTTTCTGTGCGTCGATTTCTTTATTCAAAACCGCATTACGAGCAGTGACCGACTGGATAGATTTATCGTTTTTATCAAACTGGCTGGTCACAAGTGCCATTTCACTGCCCAGCACCTTAAAGGACTGATTGATATCTCGTAGGGCGTTCTTAAACTCACGCTCGCCCTCGACGCCTATTTTCAATCCAAAATTGTCCGCCATACCTTCACCTCCCTACTTTAAAATGCATACATGAAAAAGGAGCAATCTTCTGATTGCTCCATAATATAATACTAGTTATTATTTTTTCCTTTAATTTGCTTAAGGATAAATTCCATAAGTGCCAATCTATTGTTAATACAAGATTAACTGCATGAATCTATAATTCTGTTTAGAGCTATTACTGTTACTCAATTTTTCTAGATATTATCTCAATTTGATATTTAGCTTCATCTGTTTTTTTATAGATGCCGCTTGTAGAAAAATACTTTGAACCTGATATAGCAGGTATTCTCGCTCGTTCTGATAATCCTCCATCAACTGGTGTATATCCGTATTGTGCCATAATGAATTTAATCATTCGTCCCACATTCTGTCTGGCAGTTGTATTTTGGTTATCATCAGTAACAACAACAGGAAAATTAGAATTTTCATCAAACTTCTTTTCTAAATCCTTTGCTATTAATGTTAATACGGGTAATTCCATCTCTGATGCAATTATCATTTTGAACACGGTTGCTGGATCAACCAAATAATCCATAACCTCTTCAACTCCATTTTTACCATTATGGACATCAAGCATCTTAGTCTTTTTCATAAATTCTTCTTTAATACCCATCATAATTCTCCTTTCAATATCAATTTAATGACACATATATGTTACATTAAATCACTTCTTGAACTTAATGTATCACATGTGTTACATTAAGTCAATATCTAATAAGAAAATAATGTGCTTTATATGCCTGGTGGGATAATATCGTCAATCGTTCGAGCTTTCTTTGGCTTTTCGATCCCATGCCATTGTTTGTGGCAAGCCCATAAATCAAAAAACAGTCCAATTGGCATAAGCCAGAATTCCTCTGCGTCCATGCCCATCTGAACTGTTCCATAATAATAAAGTCGGGTAAAGACTTCAGCGTCCGTTACCCGACTTCCATGTTTTTTGGAGTTTCTTCCTCACTTTCCACGTTGCGCTTTGCACCTTTGAACATTGCTTCGGTGATTGCACTTTTATATTCCGCCAAATCAAGCGGTGAGGTAAGAAGCTCCACTTCTTCCTCTGTCAACAATTCTTCTGGTGCGTTCTTATTCTTAAGATTACGAATTAAAATGGACTGGTTTGCAAGCAGTGTGATTAGCCAAACTATCTCGTCCAGTGCCATCTCAAAGTTTTCTGATTTCATCAGTTTTTCTCCAAGATTTTCAAGACCACCGTAACGACCAGCAATTGCCTTTGTTGCACGTGTAGTTAAAACCAGTTCATATTCTTTGTCACCTATTTTGATTGTGGCACTTCTCTCATTATCCATTATTTCTCCTCCTATGGTTCAGGTGTATATACGGGTTCATAAACTTCAGTGAACCAGCCTGTTATAGTGGACGATGAAACACCGGGGTCACCTTCTGTGACTTCTGCTTTCCATGGGTGCTTGCCCAACCCATCCAGCTTGTTCCTACGCATAACTGTTCCTTCAATAGTAGGTGTAGAAAAGGTAATGGAATCCGCCTTTGTCTGTAAGTTGGTTGCTGGTAGTCCAAACTTAACACGATACAACCAAAAATATCGGTATGTTCCATTGGCCTTTTGCGCACGAAACCCCACTGCAACAGGTGTACCTACACTCTCACTTGCAGAA
This window of the Clostridium kluyveri DSM 555 genome carries:
- a CDS encoding siphovirus ReqiPepy6 Gp37-like family protein, whose product is MELYIFNTNRELVGIVESFEYLRWTRRYSQCGSFELKAIATQENAELLKEGNIIWKNDDEEAGIIEHLSLSQTDQEFITVSGRFATSFLARRIVWQTEKLSGDISDCVEQLIENNLINPSDVARKISGISFSSPNLGIPISTQISYRNLMDAVTELCEVSEVGIKTIFTPETGVFTIMLYKGTESQAVFSKEYENLTEQVYTVSAADFANTALIGGEGEGAERTFVAITSGSGETRHEIFVDAKDLRAEDFGVDYINTLIFRGQSKLNEQVIRYSFDTSVNPHGNLTYKVDFDLGQVVKVISKAWGVSMTTRIAEVEETYDADGQSISVVFGKSELTIAQKIRSDMSEVKTALSAPTGISDIAEALGNVSETLGDIHDLDPNIQGDTVTDSINNLFGKLPSLEVIVGEGTISIGQYALHHMSPGDAFYFTSWSGNKFSDQPSDDGHVFLVKHSGDNTGNGYQRAMGFFISRNTMTFYVISVFVFNNPSGEANWLNINNDPITTARIANGAVTGTKIAERTITATKISSAFTDYSMTEQNTGRLWVDGKVIYRKVVNLGSLPNATPGSVAHGIANLSTVVSLSGFATNGTNFLPLPLARYNNFASQIGLYVDKTNVVVEPGIDRTDYTGYVVIEYTKTI
- a CDS encoding phage tail family protein — encoded protein: MELTYINSNGESITLKQSRPYFLTKIDGTGNIRQTVNTFKAPDQDGAFYISSTLDMRNITLEGTVVADSLDEAYVRRQRFLKIFTPKMRGTLLYRGRQINCVVEEAGFTVSTRQRIPNFFVSLLCPSPFFETLDEVREELASWIPLFEFELEIPVSGMELGMRQPSQIITVENIGDVSCGCEIVFRALGTVTNPELLNIDTGEYIRLLTTMSAGDELRVYTHFAGKRVVQVIGSTVTNAFSLLDTNSTFFQLAAGTNTLRYDASVNMELLEVSIYFRPQFLGV
- a CDS encoding phage tail protein, whose translation is MADNFGLKIGVEGEREFKNALRDINQSFKVLGSEMALVTSQFDKNDKSIQSVTARNAVLNKEIDAQKEKISTLKAALDNATSSFGENDRRTQNWQIQLNRAQAELNNMERELQQSAVEADNLGEELDNSGKSAEDSGGKFEKLGGILKGIGVAMGTVAVAAGAAAIKLGKEVVTQFGELEQNLGGSEAVFGAYAASIQKTGEEAYRNLGISQSEYLATANKMGALFQGSGIEQRKSLELTEKAMQRAADMASVMGIDMSAAMEAVTGAAKGNFTMMDNLGVAMNATNIEAYALAKGLDFTWNTATQAEKAEVAMQMFFENTQQYAGNFARESTETISGSIGLLQAALGSFTAGLGNANADMTNLTENLVDAFRAVVKNIVPVLENIVTALPPAFDAILTAIGDLLPMLLETVTSLFTQVLETLLNLLPELIPAAVDAVMTIVGALIDNLPLLINAAIELVTALVEGIGMALPQLIPAAVSAVTQIVQGLMGNLPLILDAALQLIIGLAQGLVDAIPQLTTALPVIIKAIVDFIVESIPQIIDAGIQLLTSLVTALPTIITAIVEAIPQIIDSIISAVIGSIPLIIDAGIRLLISLIQALPQIITTVVGAIPKIITSLVNAIVGNIDKIILAGVQLFVALIANLPRIIVEIVKAVPQIISGLVNAFTSYISQMAKVGGNLIKGLWQGISDAGAWLWSKISGFFGNVVSKIKNFFGISSPSKLFAGIGHNMGEGIGVGFEDAMTAVSRDMQNAVPTSFDFNYRGLSGQGNANGTSITQNISVVSPKPLSEKELAREFKNLSRKLALEY
- a CDS encoding major tail protein — translated: MATIGLDKLYYAKITEDSNGEETYGVPSVLAKAITAELSVELVEAILYADDGAAEVVKDFNSGTLTLGVDDIGPTVAADLTGASTDDNGVLISASESVGTPVAVGFRAQKANGTYRYFWLYRVKFGLPATNLQTKADSITFSTPTIEGTVMRRNKLDGLGKHPWKAEVTEGDPGVSSSTITGWFTEVYEPVYTPEP